Below is a genomic region from Tepidiforma bonchosmolovskayae.
TCCACGAGCCCCCGGCGCCCGGCGAGTGGTCGGCCGCTGAGGTCTGGCATCACATCCTTGAGATGAACGAAGCCGGCGCCGCCGCAATCGAGGCAATCCTGGATGGCCGCGAGCCCGCGAGCCGCTCCGTTGATGATCGCCTCGTCCCGGGCGGGAGCAGCCTCCAGGACGGGCCCTCGTGCTATGCCCGCTACCTCGAGCGCCGCGAACGCCTGCTCGCCCGCGTCGCCGCGGCGCGCGGCGATGAACACCTCGACCGTACGCTCCGCCATCCCGTGTTCGGCGAGCTCAACTGGCGAGAATGGTTCCTCTTCATGCGGGTGCACGACCTCGACCACCTGCGGCAGCTCCAGGCGATTGCTGCAGCCCTCGCGGAGCCGGCCCCATGAGCGCGCTCCGCGTTGCCATCGGCTTCGGCCCCGGCCCCGGCGGCTGGGACGAAGCGCTCACCTTCGCCCGCGAAGCCGAACGCCTGGGAGTGGACTCGGCCTGGACTTCCGAGGCCTGGGGATTCGACGCCGTGACGCCGCTCGCGCTCCTCGCCGGTCGAACCGAGCGCCTGCGGCTCGGCACCGGCATCATGCAGGCCGGCACCCGCACGCCCGCGCTCGTTGCAATGACCGCCCTGACCCTCAGCTCCATCTCCGGGGGCAGGTTCATCCTCGGTCTCGGCTCCAGCGGTCCCCAGGTCATCGAAGGCTGGCATGGAATCCCCTTCCGCCAGCCCCTCCAGCGCCTTCGCGAAATCGTCGAGATCGTCCGTCTCGCATGCTCCGGGGAGCGGGTCGCCTACTCCGGAACCGTGTACACCCTTCCTCTCCCCGGCGGCGAGGGCCGGGCGCTCCGCACCAGCGCCCCGCCCGCACCGGTGCCCATCTTCCTCGCGACCCTCGGGCCCCGCGCGCTTGAAATGACCGGCGAGCTTGCCGACGGGTGGATCGCCTCCTCCTTCATGCCCCGGCACTCCAGCGTCTTCCTCGAGCCCATCCGCCGCGGCGCAGCCCGCGCGGGCCGCTCCCTCGATGGCTTCGAGGTGGTCGCCGGCGGCGTTGTCGCCTTCGGCGACGACCTCGAACGTCTCGTCGCTCCCCGCAAGCCCGGCTTCGCCTTCGAAATCGGGGCCATGGGCTCCCCAACCCGCAATTTCTACAAAGATGCCTACGCCCGCCAGGGCTACGCCGACCTCGTCGACCGCGTCCAGGCCCTCTGGCTCGAACGCCGCCGCGATGAAGCCGCCGCCCTCATCCCCGACGAGTTCGTCCTCGAGGCGAACCTCCTCGGAACCGACGAAATGGTCCGCGACCGCATCCGCGTCTACCGCGACGGCGGCGTCACCACGCTCCAGGTCAGCCCCGCCGGGCACACCCTCGCCGAGCGGCTCGAAACCCTCGGCCGCTTCATGGAGCTCGTCCGCGAGGTCAACGCCGAACCCGCTCCCGAATCCCGCGGTCCGGAGGCTGCCGCCCCTTAGGGCGCCTTCGTCGGCGTTGGCGCCGGGCTCGCAGCGCCCGTCGGCGAAGCCGCCGGCGTCGCGGTCGACCCCGCCTGCGCCGTCGCCGTCGCCAGCTGCGCCTGCACCTGCTGGAAGAGGCTCCGCCACGCGTCCATATCGGCCGGAGTCCCCGCACCGAGCGGCTGCCCGTTCACGAGGAAGCCCGGCGTCCCCCGGATGCCGAACGAGCTCGCCGTCCGCTGCTGCTGCGTGACCTCGTCCAGGTGCTGCGAGCTGTCGAAACACTGGTTGAACTTCGCCGTGTCCAGCCCCAGCTCGGCCGCGTACTTCTTCAGGTTCTCGTCCGAGAACCGCCCGACGTTCAGCTTCTCATCGTCGGCCTGGCCGGCCTCCGCCTGCACGAGGAACAGCTTGTTGTGGTACTGCCAGAACTTGTTCTGGTCGGCCGCGCACATGCCTGCCAGGGCGGCCCGCACCGACTCCGGCCCGAGGATCGGCAGGTTCTGGTACTCGAGCTGCACGATGCCCGGCTTCACAAACTCCTCGATGATGTCGATCTCCTGCTCGCCCGTGAACTTCAGGCAGAACGGGCACTGGAAATCGGCATAGACCGTCAGCTTCACCGGCGCATCGTCCTTCCCGAGCTTCATCCCGTTCGCAAGGTCGGTCGGCAGGTCGTTCGCCTTCGCCTTCAGCCGGCTCGCAATCGTGTCGCTCGAACCCCCGCCCGAGGTGACCAGCACCGCCACGAGGATCGCCCCGAGCACGACGATGACCGCCGCGACGATCAGCACGAACGGCCGCGTGAAAATCTCGCTCCCGCCGCCCCCCGTCCGGCGCGGCGGCGGTGTCGAAGCGCGCGGGGCGCGCGGTGGTCGCGTCCCCTGCGTCCGGCTCATTTCGCGGCGTGCCTGGCGATTCGACATGGGACTCTTCCTGTTCGAAAAGGTAGACTCACACGGCGGCCGACGGGCAGCGCCTGCCCGCCGGCTCAGCCCCGAGATTACCACCCGGCCCGCTACGGGATACGGAAGCCCCGTTTACGCTCGCTCCCCGCCCCCTGCTCCCCGCTCCCCGCTCCCGGCTCCCCGCTCCCCGCTCCCGGCTCCCCGCTCCCCGCTCCCGGCTCCCCGCTCCCTGCTCCCTGCTCCCCGTCACCGTTCGCCGAGGCCGCTGCCCCGCAGGCGCGGGTCGAGCTCGTCGCGGAGCGCATCGCCCAGCAGGTTGAAGGCGAGCACCGTCAGGCTCAGCGCCAGCCCGGGGAAGACCGCCAGCCACCACGCCGTATTGAAGTAGGCGCGCGCCTGCGGCCCCAGGTCGTTCCCCCACGACGGCTCGCCCAGCGGCAGCCCAACGCCCAGGAACGTCAGCGCCGATTCCGCGAGGATCGCCGCCGGCAGCGTTGTGCTCGCCACCACAATCACCAGCGGCCCGATGTTCGGCAGGATGTGCCGGAACATCACCCGCGCCTCCGAGCACCCGATGACCCGCGCCGCCTCGACATACACCCGCTGCCGTTCCACCAGCACGCCGCCGCGGATGATCCGCATGATCACCGGCGTGAAGATGATGCTGATCGCAATGATGACCGACCGCAGCCCCGGTCCCAGCCACGTCGCGACTACCAGCCCGAACAGGATCGCCGGGAACGAGAGCAGCACCTCCGACAGCCGGCTGATCAGCGTGTCCACGAATCTCCCGAGGTAGCCGGCCAGCAGCCCCAGCACCGTCCCGCCGACCACGCTGATCAGCACCGTTGCAGTGCCCACCATCAGCGACGGGCGCGCTCCATACACCACCCGCGAGTACAGGTCCTGCCCGTTCCGGTTCGTCCCAAACCAGTGGTCTGCGCTCGGCCCGACGAGAATGTCCGAGCCGAACTCCTTCGGGTCCGTCGTCCGCATGAACGGCGCATCGGCGAAGACCGCCATCAGCACCAGCCCCGCGATCACGACCGCCGAGGCCGTCCCCAGCGGCTGCCGCCGTGCGAACCGCCGGACCTTCCCGAGGCCGAAGTCGATCCGCCGCTGCCCGGGGACTGCCAGCACGCCAGCCTGCGCTTCCGTCGCCATCGTTGCCTTCCTCCCGCGCCGTTACACCCGCAGCCGCGGGTCGGCCCACGCGTACAGCACGTCGACAATCAGCGTCACCGTCAGGAACGACGCTGCGATCACCACCGTCACCGCCTGGATCGTCTGGTGGTCCCGGTCGGCCACCGCCTTCGCCGCCATCGACCCCATCCCCGGGATGCCGAACAGCTGCTCAATCACAATCGACCCGCCGAGGATGAGCCCGAACTGCAGGCCGATCACCGTGAGCAGCGTCAGCACCGCGTTGCGGAACACGTGCACCCAGACAACGCTCTGCTCCTTCAGCCCCTTCGCCCGCGCCGTCCGCACGTAATCCGCGTAGAGCGCCTCAATCATGCTCGAGCGCACGATCCGCGCCACGTAGGCCGAGGCCCCGATCGCCAGCACCAGCGCCGGCAGGAGCAGCAGCGCAACATGCGTCACCGGGTCTTCCGTCAGCCCGCGCCACTGCTTCACCGGCGTCCACCCCCACCAGTAGGCCGGGAGGTAGATCACCAGCGTCCCCAGCCAGAAGTTCGGCACCGAGAGCCCCAGGATCGAAAAGAACCGCGCCGTGTAATCCGAGACCGAGTGCGCCCGGACCGCCGAAAGCGCCCCAATCGGCACCCCAATCGCCAGCGTGAAGAAAATGGTCACCAGCCCAAGCTGCAGCGTCGTGAAGAACCGGTCGCGCAGCTCCGGCGTGATCTCCCGGCGCGTCGCCGTCGAAAGTCCGAAGTCGCCGCGGAGCGCATTCCCCAGCCAGATCAGGTACTGCTCCGGCTTCGACTTATCCAGGCCCAGCTCCTTCTTGACGACCGCGATGCACTCTTCGCAGGCCGACCCCGAAGCGCCGAGCCGGATCGTCGCCGCATCGGCCGGCAGCGCCCGGATCAGCGCGAACGAAAGGATCGAGACGCCCAGCAACGTCACCGGAAAGAGCGCCAGCCGCCGCAGGATGTACGTCCGCATCGCATGCTTCTCCCATCGCGAAAGGGGGAAGGCCGGAACGGGGCGGTCCCGCCTTCCCCCCGCGGTGTCAGGCGTCCAGCCAGATGTCCTGGACGCGGAACGGCCCCGTGCCCGCGTTCGCGTACATGAAGTCCTTCTCCGGGTAGTTCTTCACCCGGTCGCGGAAGGCCGCGTACTGGAACTCCGGCACCGGCAGCGGGATCGCCGGCCCGTACTCCTGGTGGAT
It encodes:
- a CDS encoding DinB family protein, with the protein product MTAPGTEAERIRSYLVSQAAKLTIPQLVEKVRADCLPLADAARAVPPARFHEPPAPGEWSAAEVWHHILEMNEAGAAAIEAILDGREPASRSVDDRLVPGGSSLQDGPSCYARYLERRERLLARVAAARGDEHLDRTLRHPVFGELNWREWFLFMRVHDLDHLRQLQAIAAALAEPAP
- a CDS encoding LLM class F420-dependent oxidoreductase, whose product is MSALRVAIGFGPGPGGWDEALTFAREAERLGVDSAWTSEAWGFDAVTPLALLAGRTERLRLGTGIMQAGTRTPALVAMTALTLSSISGGRFILGLGSSGPQVIEGWHGIPFRQPLQRLREIVEIVRLACSGERVAYSGTVYTLPLPGGEGRALRTSAPPAPVPIFLATLGPRALEMTGELADGWIASSFMPRHSSVFLEPIRRGAARAGRSLDGFEVVAGGVVAFGDDLERLVAPRKPGFAFEIGAMGSPTRNFYKDAYARQGYADLVDRVQALWLERRRDEAAALIPDEFVLEANLLGTDEMVRDRIRVYRDGGVTTLQVSPAGHTLAERLETLGRFMELVREVNAEPAPESRGPEAAAP
- a CDS encoding DsbA family protein; protein product: MSNRQARREMSRTQGTRPPRAPRASTPPPRRTGGGGSEIFTRPFVLIVAAVIVVLGAILVAVLVTSGGGSSDTIASRLKAKANDLPTDLANGMKLGKDDAPVKLTVYADFQCPFCLKFTGEQEIDIIEEFVKPGIVQLEYQNLPILGPESVRAALAGMCAADQNKFWQYHNKLFLVQAEAGQADDEKLNVGRFSDENLKKYAAELGLDTAKFNQCFDSSQHLDEVTQQQRTASSFGIRGTPGFLVNGQPLGAGTPADMDAWRSLFQQVQAQLATATAQAGSTATPAASPTGAASPAPTPTKAP
- a CDS encoding ABC transporter permease, with translation MATEAQAGVLAVPGQRRIDFGLGKVRRFARRQPLGTASAVVIAGLVLMAVFADAPFMRTTDPKEFGSDILVGPSADHWFGTNRNGQDLYSRVVYGARPSLMVGTATVLISVVGGTVLGLLAGYLGRFVDTLISRLSEVLLSFPAILFGLVVATWLGPGLRSVIIAISIIFTPVIMRIIRGGVLVERQRVYVEAARVIGCSEARVMFRHILPNIGPLVIVVASTTLPAAILAESALTFLGVGLPLGEPSWGNDLGPQARAYFNTAWWLAVFPGLALSLTVLAFNLLGDALRDELDPRLRGSGLGER
- a CDS encoding ABC transporter permease, translating into MRTYILRRLALFPVTLLGVSILSFALIRALPADAATIRLGASGSACEECIAVVKKELGLDKSKPEQYLIWLGNALRGDFGLSTATRREITPELRDRFFTTLQLGLVTIFFTLAIGVPIGALSAVRAHSVSDYTARFFSILGLSVPNFWLGTLVIYLPAYWWGWTPVKQWRGLTEDPVTHVALLLLPALVLAIGASAYVARIVRSSMIEALYADYVRTARAKGLKEQSVVWVHVFRNAVLTLLTVIGLQFGLILGGSIVIEQLFGIPGMGSMAAKAVADRDHQTIQAVTVVIAASFLTVTLIVDVLYAWADPRLRV